One genomic segment of Prochlorococcus marinus str. MIT 0919 includes these proteins:
- a CDS encoding HEAT repeat domain-containing protein: protein MAFSILDTPVNCLKLSSDYYKAIFHLAKYPGFETEEKLIFFLNNQSSEQPIHIAKRKAIEVLAQLNCKRAMPFIRVYLDSPDPYTVESTIWSLQELGCRDKAFVRKVSSLLCKPNQNHRFLIQALVKMEAKSEIHIIRDFFNNPIASQAAKGACIAAFSKLIGDKSCLDQLQDFLKSSNQNDRQSAVQDIIDSNSINLLPRVLEAPISPFFKCRAINSLFTEDLSPEKNQGINVLEFINRVLIDNPSQISNLYHYGSTTDVNYLINQLLNTDFAKSYGAIEILMTKDIRDLLPCLKKLWDKLTKDYGSIYFLTMLFRDIGKLEKHDQNKIKKFLFSCLGNNWPLFMKFRPSAIISLMMIDKAMCKDYIPNWLDEKNNPYWACRYAVLMSIEDSFNLDEIIEFSPIIQTLNRDSHRFVRAKALQIASKF, encoded by the coding sequence TTGGCTTTTAGCATTTTAGACACTCCAGTTAATTGCTTGAAACTTTCAAGTGACTATTACAAAGCAATTTTTCATTTAGCTAAATACCCAGGGTTTGAAACCGAAGAAAAACTTATTTTCTTTCTTAACAATCAATCTTCTGAGCAGCCTATACACATTGCAAAAAGAAAAGCGATAGAAGTTTTAGCTCAATTAAATTGTAAGCGGGCAATGCCTTTTATTAGAGTTTATTTAGATAGTCCTGATCCATATACTGTAGAAAGCACCATATGGTCATTGCAAGAACTTGGTTGCCGAGATAAAGCCTTTGTTAGAAAAGTCAGTTCTTTACTTTGTAAGCCAAATCAAAATCATAGGTTTCTAATTCAAGCACTTGTCAAAATGGAAGCAAAATCTGAAATTCATATAATAAGAGATTTTTTTAATAATCCAATTGCATCACAAGCTGCGAAAGGTGCATGTATAGCAGCATTCTCAAAATTGATAGGAGACAAATCTTGCTTGGATCAATTGCAGGATTTCTTGAAATCTTCAAATCAGAATGATAGACAATCTGCTGTTCAAGATATTATAGATTCCAATAGTATAAATCTTCTTCCAAGAGTTCTAGAAGCTCCAATATCTCCATTTTTTAAATGCCGTGCAATTAATTCTTTATTCACTGAAGATTTGTCACCTGAGAAGAATCAGGGAATTAATGTTCTAGAATTTATTAATAGAGTTTTAATTGATAATCCAAGTCAGATATCTAATTTATACCATTATGGAAGCACTACAGATGTAAATTATTTGATCAATCAGCTACTCAATACAGATTTTGCAAAATCTTATGGCGCAATAGAAATTTTGATGACCAAAGATATCAGAGATCTATTACCTTGCTTAAAGAAATTATGGGATAAATTGACAAAAGATTATGGCTCGATTTATTTCTTGACAATGCTTTTTAGAGACATAGGAAAGCTAGAAAAACATGATCAAAATAAAATTAAAAAGTTCTTATTTTCTTGTTTAGGAAATAATTGGCCTTTGTTTATGAAGTTTAGGCCTTCAGCAATTATATCTTTAATGATGATAGACAAAGCTATGTGCAAAGATTATATACCTAATTGGCTAGATGAAAAAAATAATCCATATTGGGCTTGTCGCTATGCTGTATTGATGTCTATTGAAGACTCATTTAATCTAGATGAAATAATAGAATTTTCTCCAATTATCCAAACTCTTAATCGAGATAGTCATAGGTTTGTACGAGCAAAGGCTTTACAGATTGCTTCTAAGTTCTAG
- a CDS encoding MFS transporter has translation MENSTHLPPIKLARLSLFQGCLGCLAVIFAGMLNRIMISELAFPAILVGGGLAFEQLVAPSRVLFGNISDRWPIKGKKRTPYIYIGTALFCLLAILSIPVIFITNNALSSGSTPAIVLSALGLCSLFALYGLAISMATTPYLALVIDITNEKERPRVVGIIWCMLTIGIVVGAIAISIATKGLDGISDPLILQTTLQKFMLRVGLIIFAISIISCLGIEKKGTKQIHSKKNEAKEIGLKEAWALILSSKQIFIFFSFLIFYTLGLFLQDPILESFGAEVFSLPISKTTLLNAYWGVGTLIGLLIAGLWITPRIGKFSTAKIGCWMITSSLILLVLSGFVKNENLLFGVLFIFGLAAGIATNSALSLMLDLTLPEVAGTFVGVWGLAQALSRAMGKLLGGGLLDIGRVISGPENPLIAFSFVFFLEIIITIIAVLILDKVSIKKFKLDTSSKMENILMADLDN, from the coding sequence TTGGAAAACTCAACTCATCTGCCCCCGATAAAGCTTGCAAGGTTGAGCTTATTCCAAGGATGCTTGGGGTGTCTAGCAGTAATTTTTGCTGGGATGCTGAATCGAATAATGATTTCTGAACTTGCTTTCCCCGCAATACTGGTAGGAGGAGGACTGGCCTTTGAACAATTAGTGGCACCTTCACGAGTCCTTTTTGGCAATATTTCTGATCGATGGCCCATCAAAGGAAAAAAAAGAACTCCCTATATATATATTGGAACTGCTTTATTTTGCCTACTTGCAATTCTTTCGATCCCAGTAATATTTATTACTAATAATGCCTTAAGTAGTGGTTCAACTCCAGCGATAGTCTTAAGCGCCCTCGGATTATGTTCACTTTTTGCGCTATATGGGTTAGCCATTTCAATGGCTACAACCCCTTATTTAGCTCTAGTCATTGACATTACCAATGAAAAGGAAAGGCCTAGAGTGGTTGGAATTATCTGGTGTATGCTAACGATTGGAATAGTCGTAGGTGCGATAGCAATATCAATAGCAACTAAAGGTCTTGATGGAATATCTGACCCATTGATTTTGCAGACAACCCTGCAGAAATTTATGCTTCGAGTCGGTTTAATTATCTTTGCAATTTCAATCATTTCTTGTCTAGGGATTGAAAAAAAAGGTACAAAGCAAATACATAGTAAAAAAAATGAAGCCAAGGAAATTGGCCTTAAAGAAGCTTGGGCATTGATATTATCTAGTAAGCAAATATTTATATTCTTTAGCTTCCTAATTTTTTATACATTAGGTCTTTTCTTGCAAGATCCAATTTTAGAAAGTTTTGGAGCTGAAGTTTTTAGTTTACCAATATCTAAAACAACATTACTAAATGCATATTGGGGAGTAGGTACACTCATAGGACTTTTAATTGCAGGCCTATGGATAACGCCTAGGATTGGGAAGTTCTCAACTGCAAAAATTGGTTGCTGGATGATAACATCATCACTAATTTTATTAGTCTTGAGTGGTTTTGTTAAAAATGAAAACCTACTATTCGGAGTATTATTCATATTTGGATTAGCAGCGGGTATAGCTACAAATAGTGCACTATCTTTAATGCTTGATTTAACTTTACCGGAAGTGGCAGGCACATTTGTAGGGGTATGGGGACTTGCACAAGCGCTCTCAAGAGCTATGGGCAAGTTACTAGGAGGAGGCTTGCTGGATATTGGAAGGGTTATATCAGGGCCTGAAAATCCATTAATAGCATTCTCATTTGTATTCTTTTTAGAAATAATTATAACTATTATTGCAGTATTAATACTGGACAAGGTTAGTATTAAAAAATTCAAACTTGATACTTCATCAAAAATGGAAAATATACTTATGGCAGATCTGGATAATTGA
- a CDS encoding phycobiliprotein lyase, which produces MRSSHSLAFKQFEDIVSTISIESLTSNNPNVKKLAEEYNAQTGTIKSPFKISWNPDSDWGNNDLEGNMQGSTILVPIITGKENGIIIRSIGYTEKVKTISKFNFLDDGTLILSTEYNQSFAEEKIWFQTDNFRCRSSIVSTTKGSGILQSSFCSEVRINESK; this is translated from the coding sequence ATGAGAAGCAGCCATTCCCTAGCTTTCAAGCAATTTGAAGACATTGTCAGTACTATTTCAATTGAATCTTTAACTAGTAATAATCCCAATGTCAAAAAACTGGCTGAGGAGTACAACGCTCAAACTGGAACTATTAAATCCCCTTTTAAAATAAGTTGGAATCCAGATAGTGATTGGGGAAATAATGATCTAGAAGGCAACATGCAAGGATCAACTATATTAGTTCCTATAATAACTGGGAAAGAAAATGGGATTATTATTCGAAGCATTGGCTATACCGAAAAAGTAAAAACCATATCTAAGTTTAATTTTTTAGATGATGGCACCTTGATATTATCAACGGAATATAATCAATCTTTTGCAGAGGAAAAGATATGGTTTCAAACCGATAATTTTCGATGCAGGTCATCTATTGTTAGTACAACAAAAGGGTCAGGGATATTGCAATCTTCGTTCTGCTCTGAAGTAAGAATTAATGAATCTAAGTAG
- a CDS encoding HAD family hydrolase has protein sequence MPQLLLRGEPLGVVKGILFDKDGTLVNSEKRLNRLGKMRINQAVRLYQSQKKPLEKILELSKFLNLIYGINSQGIDPTSSLAIASRKDNLISTATIFSLIGETWPNSLQFANQIFKSADKAINEIFSEDYSDQILPGVLEILQILKRKNISLALISNDTKTGLIAFLKKNKLEKTFTGLWSSDDLPKKPNPLAVSNLCKTLKLEAQECALVGDADTDLFMAKQSKVKIVLGYTAGWSQKPLLYEYDHLIHHWDELNIQ, from the coding sequence ATGCCTCAATTACTTCTTAGAGGCGAGCCTCTTGGCGTTGTAAAAGGTATTTTATTTGATAAAGATGGGACTCTTGTAAATAGTGAAAAGCGTTTAAATAGGCTTGGCAAAATGAGAATTAATCAAGCCGTTAGACTTTACCAGTCGCAAAAAAAACCTCTTGAAAAAATTTTAGAACTCAGCAAGTTCCTCAACTTAATCTATGGGATTAATTCCCAAGGAATTGATCCCACAAGTTCTTTAGCAATAGCTTCTCGAAAAGATAATTTAATTTCTACAGCGACTATCTTCTCTCTAATTGGTGAAACCTGGCCAAACTCTCTTCAATTTGCTAATCAAATTTTCAAATCAGCGGATAAAGCTATTAATGAAATTTTTTCCGAAGATTACTCAGATCAGATACTACCTGGAGTGTTGGAAATTCTTCAAATCCTAAAAAGAAAAAATATTTCTTTGGCTTTAATAAGCAATGACACAAAAACAGGACTTATTGCATTCTTAAAAAAGAACAAGCTAGAAAAGACTTTTACAGGTCTTTGGAGCAGTGATGACCTGCCTAAAAAACCTAACCCACTTGCAGTAAGCAATCTTTGTAAGACTCTAAAGTTAGAAGCTCAAGAGTGCGCCCTAGTAGGCGATGCTGACACTGATCTATTCATGGCTAAACAAAGTAAAGTTAAAATTGTCCTTGGATACACTGCAGGATGGTCCCAGAAACCTCTCCTATATGAATATGACCATCTAATTCATCATTGGGATGAGTTAAATATTCAGTAA
- the metK gene encoding methionine adenosyltransferase, whose translation MSSFVFTSESVTEGHPDKICDQISDAILDALLEKDPASRVACETVVNTGLCLVTGEVTSSAEVDFINLVRSVIKEIGYKNAKAGGFDANSCAVLVALDQQSPDIAQGVNEAEDQTEDPFDKVGAGDQGIMFGYACDETPELMPLPISLAHRLARQLAKVRHEETLKYLLPDGKTQVSVVYENDEPIAIDTILISTQHSAQIDNISSESGIRDRITKDLWEYVVKPATADLKLQPSQEKTRFLVNPTGKFVVGGPQGDAGLTGRKIIVDTYGGYARHGGGAFSGKDPTKVDRSAAYAARFVAKAIVAAGLAKRAEVQLSYAIGVANPVSILVETFGSGKLSNEDLTNLVKENFDLRPGAIIQEFGLRELPKKNSGKFYRNVAAYGHFGRPDLDLPWEKIEGKVNELLRRQS comes from the coding sequence ATGAGCAGTTTCGTATTTACTTCCGAATCAGTTACGGAAGGTCACCCAGACAAAATTTGCGATCAAATAAGCGACGCAATCCTTGATGCTTTGCTTGAGAAAGATCCTGCCAGCAGAGTTGCTTGCGAAACCGTTGTAAATACTGGCTTATGTCTAGTTACAGGAGAAGTAACGTCTTCAGCTGAAGTTGATTTCATTAATCTCGTAAGAAGTGTCATAAAAGAAATTGGTTACAAAAATGCCAAAGCAGGGGGATTTGATGCAAACAGCTGCGCAGTACTCGTAGCACTAGATCAGCAATCGCCAGATATAGCTCAAGGTGTTAATGAAGCTGAAGATCAAACTGAAGACCCTTTTGACAAAGTAGGAGCTGGAGATCAAGGCATAATGTTTGGCTATGCGTGTGATGAAACTCCCGAATTAATGCCTTTACCAATTAGCCTGGCTCATCGACTTGCAAGACAATTAGCAAAAGTTCGCCATGAAGAGACGTTGAAATATTTACTGCCTGATGGCAAAACTCAAGTCAGTGTTGTATATGAGAATGACGAACCAATTGCAATTGATACAATCCTAATTTCAACTCAGCACTCTGCTCAAATTGACAATATCTCCAGTGAGTCAGGCATTCGGGATCGGATTACTAAAGACCTATGGGAATATGTTGTAAAGCCTGCAACAGCAGATCTAAAACTACAACCCAGTCAAGAGAAAACAAGATTTTTAGTAAATCCCACCGGTAAGTTTGTCGTAGGTGGTCCACAAGGAGATGCAGGCTTAACGGGCAGAAAAATTATTGTTGATACTTATGGTGGCTATGCAAGACATGGTGGTGGAGCCTTTTCAGGTAAAGACCCAACCAAAGTAGATAGGTCTGCAGCTTATGCAGCCAGGTTTGTCGCAAAAGCAATCGTGGCAGCTGGTTTAGCCAAAAGAGCTGAGGTGCAATTAAGTTATGCAATAGGAGTAGCTAACCCAGTTTCAATACTTGTTGAGACGTTTGGGAGCGGAAAACTTTCAAATGAGGATCTAACAAACTTAGTAAAAGAAAACTTTGACCTTCGACCTGGAGCAATAATTCAAGAATTTGGATTAAGAGAACTTCCTAAAAAAAATTCAGGCAAGTTCTATAGGAATGTCGCTGCTTATGGGCATTTTGGGCGACCAGATCTTGATTTACCTTGGGAAAAAATAGAGGGCAAAGTAAACGAACTTTTACGCCGCCAAAGTTAA
- a CDS encoding FGGY-family carbohydrate kinase, whose amino-acid sequence MKDDQLAMGIDLGTSGVRIAIINAQKKLIYSSSENYLTELKDCNEWVKCISLLIKNTPKKLKNKISACAVDGTSGTLLACDSQGKPLGPAIPYYISLDDIKESVPKKAGNNKSKLNSTPSISKAIYLVNKYGSKILLRHQADWIIGWLANNWEYGEEGNNLKLGWNLLSQKWNEEIGKLNLENHLPKIIPSGHSIGTVSESIAKALDLPQNMQIILGTTDSNAAILASNPDFDDGVTVLGSTIVIKRFVNKPMQEPGVTNHFLGGQWIAGGASNAGCSVLKQFFSDKDLMELSRQIDPEIDSGLNLLPLACKGERFPVEDPNLDPILEPRPISDSLYLHGLLEGMANIEKKGWSKFRDLIGSKPKRIITIGGGARNPQWRRIRERKIGIPIVSSNRQPAEGVAYLAMQAVRKQR is encoded by the coding sequence ATGAAAGACGATCAATTAGCCATGGGAATAGACCTTGGCACTAGTGGGGTTCGGATTGCAATTATTAATGCTCAAAAAAAACTTATTTATTCTTCTTCGGAAAATTATCTGACTGAGCTGAAGGATTGCAATGAATGGGTAAAGTGCATTAGTTTGTTAATTAAAAATACACCTAAAAAGCTTAAAAATAAAATCTCAGCCTGTGCAGTCGATGGTACTTCGGGAACATTATTAGCATGCGATTCTCAAGGGAAACCATTAGGACCTGCAATACCATATTATATTTCTCTGGATGATATAAAAGAGAGCGTACCTAAGAAGGCTGGCAACAACAAAAGCAAATTAAATTCAACACCAAGCATCTCTAAAGCAATTTATCTGGTAAACAAATATGGAAGCAAAATCCTCTTGAGGCATCAAGCAGATTGGATAATTGGTTGGCTAGCAAATAATTGGGAGTATGGAGAAGAAGGGAATAATCTTAAACTTGGTTGGAACTTATTAAGCCAAAAATGGAACGAAGAAATTGGAAAATTAAACCTTGAGAATCATCTTCCTAAAATTATACCTAGCGGTCATTCTATTGGAACAGTTTCTGAATCAATAGCAAAAGCGCTAGATCTCCCACAAAACATGCAAATAATTTTAGGAACTACGGATTCAAATGCAGCAATTCTTGCAAGCAACCCAGATTTCGATGATGGTGTAACTGTTTTAGGAAGCACAATAGTAATTAAACGGTTTGTTAATAAACCAATGCAAGAGCCAGGGGTTACGAATCATTTCCTTGGAGGGCAATGGATAGCTGGAGGAGCTTCGAATGCTGGGTGTTCAGTTCTAAAGCAATTTTTTTCTGATAAAGATCTGATGGAGTTAAGCAGACAAATAGATCCAGAAATAGATAGTGGCTTAAATCTCCTTCCCTTAGCATGCAAAGGAGAGAGATTCCCTGTTGAGGATCCAAATTTAGACCCCATTCTCGAACCAAGACCAATCAGTGACTCTCTATATTTACATGGGCTTCTTGAAGGAATGGCGAATATAGAGAAAAAGGGTTGGTCTAAATTTAGAGATCTAATTGGCAGCAAGCCTAAAAGAATAATCACTATCGGAGGAGGAGCTCGGAACCCTCAATGGCGTCGAATAAGAGAAAGGAAAATAGGAATCCCAATTGTGAGTTCTAATAGGCAACCGGCTGAAGGTGTGGCATATCTAGCAATGCAAGCAGTTAGGAAGCAAAGATAA
- a CDS encoding HEAT repeat domain-containing protein, which yields MNESFLSSINTQELSLTADEAATLAKELTLSLKKGQKLEGTESQIRALIAGLADQRGLLRRTFSESLGLIGPKALPQLRQALLNSKNVTVRRAAAKTLKLVGDPEALPDLLKALLNDEDPVVQGSSAGAIAIFGGTAVEYLVKVLEHPQSSSTQCGLARWGLAFIGAKGSKEIKKAAKSKNQLVRASAIAALGDQIENLNDRDAKNIVKEALNDPSYEVQIEAIRLINFFQQEEWFSRALIDKLNSDNNEVRKQTALSLMRFNALGQVSYLQQRLDKEKNIEVIKIIKLAINSLTNI from the coding sequence TTGAACGAAAGCTTCCTGTCCTCAATTAATACTCAAGAATTAAGCCTTACTGCCGACGAGGCTGCGACTCTTGCCAAAGAATTGACTTTAAGTCTTAAAAAAGGTCAAAAGCTTGAAGGAACTGAAAGTCAAATCAGAGCGCTTATAGCAGGGCTTGCAGACCAAAGAGGCCTGCTTAGGAGAACATTCTCTGAAAGTCTTGGATTAATAGGCCCTAAAGCCTTACCTCAACTTCGCCAAGCATTATTAAATAGTAAGAATGTAACCGTGAGGAGAGCTGCCGCAAAAACACTTAAATTAGTTGGTGATCCAGAAGCATTGCCCGACCTACTTAAAGCATTACTAAATGATGAGGATCCTGTTGTGCAAGGATCTTCAGCAGGAGCTATAGCAATTTTTGGGGGAACAGCTGTTGAATATCTAGTCAAAGTGCTAGAACACCCTCAAAGTTCTTCAACACAATGTGGGCTTGCACGATGGGGACTCGCTTTTATTGGGGCAAAGGGATCTAAAGAAATCAAAAAAGCTGCTAAGTCAAAAAATCAACTTGTTAGAGCATCTGCAATTGCTGCACTTGGAGATCAAATAGAAAACTTAAACGATAGAGATGCAAAGAATATTGTTAAGGAAGCATTAAATGACCCCTCGTATGAAGTGCAAATTGAAGCTATAAGGTTAATTAATTTCTTTCAACAAGAAGAATGGTTTTCAAGAGCATTAATTGACAAATTAAATAGCGATAATAATGAAGTTAGGAAACAGACAGCGTTATCACTAATGAGATTTAATGCATTAGGTCAGGTTAGCTATCTACAGCAAAGATTAGATAAAGAAAAAAATATAGAAGTGATTAAAATTATTAAACTTGCCATAAATAGTCTAACTAATATCTAG
- a CDS encoding nucleotide sugar dehydrogenase, protein MIEPISNTKIQNICCIGAGYVGGPTMAVIADRCPSIQVKVVDINQARIDAWNSSDLSKLPVYEPGLDLVISRARNRNLFFSINVEDAIAQADMVFISVNTPTKTKGLGAGKASDLRWVEACARQVAKFAKQHTIVVEKSTLPVRTAEVIKTILEAAQSSLGNILNPSTFDVLSNPEFLAEGSAIKDLENPDRVLIGGESKQAIESLAWIYKHWVAEEKILRTNIWSSELAKLTANAFLAQRISSINSIGALCEATGADVREVARAIGTDSRIGSKFLDAGPGFGGSCFKKDILNLVYLSRHFGLPEVADFWEGVVELNTWHQHRISRLVVKKLFGTLSGKRIALLGFSFKANTNDTRESSAINIAKDLLDEGALLSIHDPKVSPSQIERDLGQARANLKNIELNKNSMEGIWWFSEDIYEVCSAADAVLILTEWHQYSEIDWPLVATKMRNPAWVFDARSIINSEKVLSAGLQFWRVGDGSELDS, encoded by the coding sequence ATGATAGAGCCTATTTCGAACACTAAGATCCAGAATATTTGTTGTATAGGGGCTGGGTATGTAGGGGGCCCCACAATGGCTGTGATCGCAGATCGCTGCCCCTCCATACAAGTAAAAGTTGTTGATATTAATCAAGCAAGAATTGATGCCTGGAATAGCTCTGATCTCAGTAAATTACCAGTTTATGAACCCGGTTTAGATCTAGTAATAAGTCGAGCAAGAAATAGGAATTTATTTTTTTCTATAAATGTTGAAGATGCTATTGCTCAAGCAGATATGGTTTTTATATCTGTAAATACTCCTACGAAAACTAAAGGCCTGGGAGCTGGTAAGGCAAGTGATCTTCGTTGGGTTGAGGCTTGTGCTCGTCAAGTAGCAAAGTTTGCGAAGCAACATACGATTGTTGTTGAGAAAAGTACTTTGCCAGTAAGGACTGCAGAAGTAATTAAAACTATTCTCGAAGCAGCACAGTCTTCTTTGGGCAACATTTTGAACCCATCTACATTTGATGTTTTGTCCAATCCTGAATTCTTAGCAGAAGGGAGTGCTATCAAGGATTTAGAGAATCCTGATCGAGTTTTGATTGGCGGTGAAAGTAAACAAGCTATTGAATCATTAGCTTGGATATATAAGCATTGGGTAGCTGAAGAGAAGATCTTAAGAACTAATATTTGGAGTAGTGAGTTGGCAAAACTAACAGCAAATGCCTTTTTGGCCCAGCGAATTAGTTCTATTAATTCTATAGGGGCTTTATGTGAAGCTACTGGAGCCGATGTTAGAGAGGTGGCCAGAGCGATAGGAACTGACAGTAGAATAGGGTCAAAGTTTTTGGATGCAGGCCCTGGATTTGGTGGTAGTTGTTTTAAAAAGGATATTCTTAATCTTGTATATTTGTCGCGACACTTTGGTTTGCCAGAAGTTGCTGATTTTTGGGAAGGTGTAGTTGAATTAAATACATGGCATCAACATCGCATATCAAGATTAGTAGTTAAAAAACTCTTTGGTACTTTGTCTGGTAAACGTATAGCTTTACTTGGCTTTTCTTTTAAAGCAAATACAAATGATACTAGGGAGTCTTCTGCTATTAATATTGCTAAAGATTTATTGGATGAGGGAGCACTACTTTCTATTCATGACCCAAAAGTTAGCCCTAGTCAAATAGAGCGTGACTTGGGACAGGCAAGGGCTAATTTGAAAAATATTGAATTGAATAAAAATTCAATGGAAGGGATATGGTGGTTTTCTGAAGATATTTATGAAGTATGTTCAGCGGCCGATGCAGTGTTGATTTTGACGGAATGGCACCAATACTCTGAAATTGATTGGCCATTAGTTGCAACAAAAATGAGAAATCCTGCATGGGTATTTGATGCAAGATCAATAATTAATTCAGAAAAAGTATTATCTGCTGGATTACAATTCTGGCGGGTAGGAGATGGATCAGAATTAGACTCTTAG
- a CDS encoding phycobilisome rod-core linker polypeptide codes for MKHLTKNSFERILSGINTKHPISYGKSRVAGSNQTTYYMHSKSACMPGQPTKFKENLYSGLKPNLISLENTFTRLYKRENYLIEQKPIGKKYITDNIEAFTYQVYTPYDDSSLKIAITACYKQVYGNLYPMDSEKSIDSERRLRNGDICIRDFVRDLAKSSFYKYHYFTKVSQIKCLEMNFKHLLGRPIVDQNELINNIELINSYGFDNHIDSIIDSIEYQELFGEDVVPYERFWDSPIGARTSSFIKTAAYQKGFATSDNLNC; via the coding sequence ATGAAACATCTTACTAAAAATTCTTTCGAAAGAATACTTTCAGGTATAAACACCAAGCATCCAATCAGCTATGGTAAAAGTAGAGTGGCGGGAAGTAATCAGACTACTTATTATATGCACTCAAAAAGTGCTTGTATGCCAGGCCAACCAACTAAATTCAAGGAAAACTTATATTCAGGCTTAAAACCAAACCTAATATCACTTGAGAATACTTTTACTAGATTATATAAACGTGAGAATTATCTAATTGAACAAAAACCAATTGGTAAAAAGTATATTACAGATAATATTGAGGCTTTTACTTATCAAGTATATACACCATATGACGACTCTTCACTAAAAATTGCAATAACTGCTTGTTATAAACAAGTTTATGGAAACTTGTACCCAATGGATAGTGAAAAGTCTATAGACTCTGAAAGACGACTCCGGAATGGAGATATCTGTATTAGAGATTTTGTAAGAGATCTTGCTAAGTCAAGTTTCTACAAATATCACTATTTTACAAAAGTCAGTCAGATTAAATGCTTAGAAATGAATTTCAAGCATTTACTTGGACGGCCAATCGTTGATCAAAATGAGCTAATAAACAATATAGAGTTGATTAACTCTTATGGTTTCGATAATCATATTGATTCAATTATAGATTCAATAGAATACCAAGAGTTGTTTGGTGAGGATGTAGTCCCTTACGAGCGATTTTGGGACTCCCCTATAGGGGCTAGGACATCAAGCTTTATAAAGACTGCTGCCTATCAAAAGGGTTTTGCAACTAGTGATAATCTAAATTGTTGA
- a CDS encoding chromophore lyase CpcT/CpeT, whose translation MNLSRLDNFTRAFTGHFSNKEQAINSPKDFAHIDIYVRTLPIDLFNVPSFYSEQSFNYSPWSPYRQAVHKLYYENNTFLLKNFMLTNSKKVAGAGFQSDLLKYIEAGQIKIRNGCEMEFTELDKGHYIGKLKNCKKCIIQKDGKETYLISQVEINKHSWVSIDEGFDIDTNEKIWGSISGALKFVRLEENID comes from the coding sequence ATGAATCTAAGTAGATTAGATAACTTTACTAGAGCATTTACCGGTCACTTTAGTAATAAAGAGCAAGCAATTAATAGTCCAAAAGACTTTGCACATATTGATATATATGTAAGAACGCTTCCAATTGATTTATTTAATGTGCCTAGTTTTTATTCCGAGCAAAGTTTCAACTACAGTCCATGGTCGCCATATCGTCAAGCTGTACATAAATTATATTACGAGAATAACACTTTTTTATTAAAGAATTTCATGTTGACTAATTCAAAAAAAGTTGCTGGAGCTGGATTCCAAAGTGATTTACTGAAATATATCGAAGCAGGTCAAATAAAAATTAGAAATGGTTGCGAAATGGAATTTACCGAATTAGATAAAGGTCATTATATAGGAAAGCTAAAGAATTGTAAGAAATGTATCATACAAAAGGATGGCAAAGAAACTTATTTAATAAGCCAAGTGGAGATAAATAAACATAGCTGGGTGAGTATAGATGAAGGATTTGATATAGATACAAATGAAAAGATTTGGGGTTCGATATCTGGTGCTCTTAAATTTGTCAGGCTAGAAGAAAATATTGATTAA